A stretch of the Glycine soja cultivar W05 chromosome 13, ASM419377v2, whole genome shotgun sequence genome encodes the following:
- the LOC114381588 gene encoding uncharacterized protein LOC114381588: MDTISVASATNVSAQVNNIPMLNETNFKVWKEAVEIVLGCMDFDLALRTERSTSTPEASNEVKIEKWDRFNRMCSMIMKHSIPEAFRGFNSEDENAKKFIDEIE; the protein is encoded by the coding sequence atggaTACAATTTCTGTTGCTAGTGCTACAAATGTATCTGCTCAAGTGAACAATATCCCTATGCTGAATGAGACAAATTTTAAGGTCTGGAAGGAAGCCGTAGAAATTGTTCTTGGCTGTATGGATTTTGATTTGGCACTGAGAACAGAACGATCCACTTCCACTCCGGAAGCCTCCAATGaggtaaaaattgagaaatggGATCGTTTCAATCGAATGTGCAGTATGATCATGAAGCACTCTATTCCAGAAGCGTTTCGAGGCTTTAATTCTGAGGATGAAAATGCAAAGAAATTTATTGATGAAATTGAATAG